The Rhododendron vialii isolate Sample 1 chromosome 5a, ASM3025357v1 genome contains a region encoding:
- the LOC131325658 gene encoding nuclear cap-binding protein subunit 2 isoform X2: MASLFKDPSKLSPYRDRRFPGTQEEFEHALQTATTVYVGNMSFYTTEEQVYELFSRAGEIKKIIMGLDKNTKTPCGFCFVLYYSREDAEDAVKYISGTILDDRPIRVDFDWGFQEGRQWGRGRSGGQVRDEYRTDYDPGRGGYGKLVQKELEAQRQLVDYGTGSLGDYGTGSLGSFQPVMPSHYGRHGGNHGQGGFNRHGRDYHRKRHREDDHRGPPISKRSSDHESRRNPDPDSRPEKNPRFRESGDSDDDDEDVRKRRS; the protein is encoded by the exons ATGGCTTCTTTGTTCAAG GATCCGAGCAAGCTTTCACCATATCGGGACAGAAGGTTTCCCGGAACACAAGAAGAATTTGAACATGCACTCCAGACAGCAACTACTGTTTATGTTGGAAATATGTCCTTTTATACTACAGAAGAGCAAGTTTATGAGCTGTTCTCTCGAGCTGGAGAAATTAAAAAGATAATCATGGGTTTAGACAAGAACACGAAAACTCCTTGTGGCTTCTGTTTTGTCTT GTACTACTCAAGAGAGGACGCTGAAGATGCTGTGAAATATATAAGTGGGACAATTCTAGATGATCGTCCTATTAGAGTTGATTTTGATTGGGGATTTCAAGAGGGAAGGCAGTGGGGCCGTGGTCGAAGTGGTGGACAG GTCCGAGATGAATATCGCACCGATTATGATCCTG GTAGAGGTGGTTATGGAAAATTGGTTCAGAAAGAGTTGGAAGCACAAAGGCAGCTGGTAGATTATGGTACTGGCTCATTGGGCGATTATGGTACTGGCTCATTGGGCTCTTTCCAGCCTGTTATGCCATCCCACT ATGGTAGACATGGTGGAAACCATGGTCAAGGGGGCTTTAATCGGCATGGTCG AGATTACCATCGGAAGCGCCATAGGGAAGATGATCACCGGGGGCCGCCTATATCAAAGAGAAGTTCTGATCATGAATCCAGGAGAAACCCTGATCCTGACTCGAGACCG GAGAAGAATCCTCGTTTCCGTGAGAGTGGAGActctgatgatgatgatgaagacgTTCGTAAGAGACGGTCTTAG
- the LOC131325659 gene encoding pollen-specific leucine-rich repeat extensin-like protein 3 isoform X1: protein MAFLSPKTKALGCFLLFSLFLSSFSNKAAATDVAPEIDDLPPQFEYEIELHITFANARLKKAYKAFQSWKQAIYSDPFNMTSNWVGADVCSYNGVFCTPALDDPTATVVAGVDLNHGDIAGSLPSELGLLTDVALFHINSNRFCGVIPDTISNLTLISEFDVSNNRFVGPFPKVVLGLPNLRYLDLRYNEFDGPLPPQLFEKPIDALFVNNNRFTSTIPDTIGKSSASVVVFANNGFSGCIPKSIGNMSNLDEIIFMNNDMGGCIPEELGSLRQVTLINLAYNDFVGVLPKGLGRLESIQVLDFAGNELTGAIPDTVCSLPSLKNFTFADNYFKRVGQTCYSHSKDVVVDDKMNCLDDKSKQKSKDACSAVANKPVDCSKKCRGDGDEPSPTMPNHRPKPPPNHHHHHTPSTPKPHHPPKPTPSSPINTPKPQPPPTTTPPKPQPPPTTTTPKPTPSPPITTPSTPKPNPPPSPKPTLPPTSRPTSPTPTSEPPKASIPPPTVKPPTITPSSPPLKTTTPPQPPKTNFPPPSIPKPPPPSPNPSLVPTPTPILTPPRPSPVPNPTPNNPSKPTPPSQTLPPTPVKSSPPPSPVKSSPPPAFSPQPSPEPVKLTPPPNVFQSPPPHVHSPPPPVQSPPPIVHSPPPPVQSPPSIVHSPPPLVQSPPPPVHSPPPPVQSPPPPVHSPPPPVQYSPPPAPVQSPPPPVHSPPPPVQSPPPPVHSPPPPVQYSPPPAPVQSPPPPVHSPPPPVQSPPPPIHSPPPPIQSPPPPVHSPPPPVHSPPPPVHSPPPPTPSPPPPAPVHSPPPPPVFSPPPPAFSPPPPVQSHPPPTPSPSPPPPVLPPPPPHFQDVALPPNIGAEYSSPPPPMFPGY from the coding sequence ATGGCTTTCCTCTCTCCAAAAACAAAGGCCTTAGGCTGCTTCCTTCTattctccctcttcctctcttcCTTCTCAAACAAAGCCGCGGCAACTGATGTTGCCCCGGAGATTGACGATCTTCCCCCTCAATTCGAATACGAAATCGAACTTCACATCACCTTCGCCAATGCGAGGCTAAAGAAAGCATACAAGGCCTTCCAGTCATGGAAACAAGCAATTTACTCTGACCCATTTAACATGACCAGCAATTGGGTCGGAGCCGATGTTTGTTCCTACAACGGCGTGTTTTGTACCCCGGCTTTGGATGACCCTACAGCTACCGTTGTTGCTGGGGTCGATCTTAACCACGGTGACATAGCTGGCAGCCTACCGTCTGAACTCGGCCTTTTGACAGATGTTGCTTTGTTCCACATTAACTCGAATAGGTTTTGTGGCGTCATTCCTGATACCATCAGCAATCTTACGCTTATCAGCGAATTTGATGTCAGCAACAATCGATTCGTCGGTCCATTCCCAAAGGTTGTTTTAGGGCTACCGAATTTAAGGTACCTTGATCTAAGGTACAACGAGTTCGACGGTCCATTGCCTCCGCAACTCTTTGAGAAACCCATAGATGCCTTGTTTGTGAACAACAACCGTTTCACTTCCACAATCCCCGATACCATAGGAAAGTCTTCAGCATCCGTGGTGGTGTTCGCTAACAACGGTTTTAGCGGTTGCATCCCTAAGAGCATTGGGAACATGTCAAACTTAGACGAGATCATTTTCATGAACAATGACATGGGCGGTTGCATACCCGAGGAACTCGGGTCCCTTCGACAGGTGACCCTCATTAATCTGGCTTACAACGACTTCGTCGGGGTCTTACCGAAAGGCTTAGGAAGGCTAGAGAGCATTCAAGTATTGGATTTCGCAGGAAATGAGCTGACAGGAGCGATTCCCGACACCGTTTGCTCCttgccaagcttgaaaaatttTACGTTTGCCGACAATTATTTCAAGAGAGTAGGACAGACATGCTATTCGCATTCGAAGGACGTTGTGGTGGATGATAAAATGAATTGTTTGGATGataagtcaaaacaaaaatctaAGGATGCTTGTTCAGCTGTGGCGAATAAGCCTGTTGATTGCAGCAAAAAGTGTAGGGGGGATGGTGATGAGCCCAGCCCAACTATGCCAAATCATAggccaaaaccaccaccaaaccaccaccaccaccacacaccgTCCACCCCAAAACCTCATCATCCTCCAAAACCCACCCCATCGTCGCCAATTAACACCCCAAAACCACAACCTCCGCCGACAACAACTCCTCCTAAACCACAGCCTCCGCCGACAACTACAACTCCAAAACCCACGCCATCGCCACCAATTACTACCCCATCAACACCGAAACCTAACCCACCACCATCCCCGAAGCCAACCCTACCACCTACATCTAGGCCTACCAGTCCCACACCAACTTCCGAACCGCCTAAGGCTTCCATTCCACCTCCTACAGTCAAACCACCGACCATAACCCCATCTAGCCCTCCACTCAAAACCACCACACCTCCACAACCACCTAAGACTAATTTCCCACCTCCTTCCATTCCCAAGCCACCGCCTCCCTCACCTAACCCATCTTTGGTTCCGACTCCAACACCGATTTTGACCCCTCCAAGGCCAAGTCCGGTGCCAAATCCAACTCCTAATAATCCATCCAAACCAACTCCTCCATCACAAACGCTTCCACCAACACCAGTTAAGtcctcaccaccaccatcaccggtTAAGTCCTCACCACCTCCAGCTTTTTCACCTCAACCATCTCCTGAACCGGTCAAACTAACTCCACCACCCAACGTATTCCAATCACCCCCACCACATGTGCACTCTCCTCCACCCCCAGTTCAATCCCCACCCCCAATCGTTCACTCTCCTCCACCCCCGGTTCAATCCCCACCCTCAATCGTTCACTCTCCCCCACCCCTGGTTCAATCCCCACCACCACCCGTCCACTCTCCTCCACCACCGGTTCAATCCCCACCACCACCCGTCCACTCTCCTCCACCCCCAGTTCAATATTCACCACCTCCAGCACCAGTTCAATCGCCGCCACCACCCGTCCACTCTCCTCCACCACCGGTTCAATCCCCACCACCACCCGTTCACTCTCCTCCACCCCCAGTTCAATATTCACCACCTCCAGCACCAGTTCAATCGCCACCACCACCCGTCCACTCTCCTCCACCACCGGTTCAATCCCCACCACCACCCATCCACTCTCCTCCACCACCGATTCAATCCCCACCCCCACCGGTTcactctccaccaccaccagttcACTCCCCACCACCTCCAGTCCACTCACCCCCACCACCGACACCATCCCCACCACCTCCAGCACCTGTTCactccccaccaccaccacctgtCTTCTCTCCTCCACCACCCGCTTTCTCACCCCCACCCCCTGTTCAATCACACCCACCCCCAACACCATCCCCATCTCCCCCTCCCCCTGTccttcctccaccaccacctcactTCCAGGATGTGGCTCTCCCACCAAACATCGGTGCTGAGTACTCATCACCTCCTCCGCCTATGTTCCCAGGCTACTAA
- the LOC131325659 gene encoding pollen-specific leucine-rich repeat extensin-like protein 3 isoform X2 yields MAFLSPKTKALGCFLLFSLFLSSFSNKAAATDVAPEIDDLPPQFEYEIELHITFANARLKKAYKAFQSWKQAIYSDPFNMTSNWVGADVCSYNGVFCTPALDDPTATVVAGVDLNHGDIAGSLPSELGLLTDVALFHINSNRFCGVIPDTISNLTLISEFDVSNNRFVGPFPKVVLGLPNLRYLDLRYNEFDGPLPPQLFEKPIDALFVNNNRFTSTIPDTIGKSSASVVVFANNGFSGCIPKSIGNMSNLDEIIFMNNDMGGCIPEELGSLRQVTLINLAYNDFVGVLPKGLGRLESIQVLDFAGNELTGAIPDTVCSLPSLKNFTFADNYFKRVGQTCYSHSKDVVVDDKMNCLDDKSKQKSKDACSAVANKPVDCSKKCRGDGDEPSPTMPNHRPKPPPNHHHHHTPSTPKPHHPPKPTPSSPINTPKPQPPPTTTPPKPQPPPTTTTPKPTPSPPITTPSTPKPNPPPSPKPTLPPTSRPTSPTPTSEPPKASIPPPTVKPPTITPSSPPLKTTTPPQPPKTNFPPPSIPKPPPPSPNPSLVPTPTPILTPPRPSPVPNPTPNNPSKPTPPSQTLPPTPVKSSPPPSPVKSSPPPAFSPQPSPEPVKLTPPPNVFQSPPPHVHSPPPPVQSPPPIVHSPPPPVQSPPSIVHSPPPLVQSPPPPVHSPPAPVQSPPPPVHSPPPPVQSPPPPVHSPPPPVQYSPPPAPVQSPPPPVHSPPPPVQSPPPPIHSPPPPIQSPPPPVHSPPPPVHSPPPPVHSPPPPTPSPPPPAPVHSPPPPPVFSPPPPAFSPPPPVQSHPPPTPSPSPPPPVLPPPPPHFQDVALPPNIGAEYSSPPPPMFPGY; encoded by the exons ATGGCTTTCCTCTCTCCAAAAACAAAGGCCTTAGGCTGCTTCCTTCTattctccctcttcctctcttcCTTCTCAAACAAAGCCGCGGCAACTGATGTTGCCCCGGAGATTGACGATCTTCCCCCTCAATTCGAATACGAAATCGAACTTCACATCACCTTCGCCAATGCGAGGCTAAAGAAAGCATACAAGGCCTTCCAGTCATGGAAACAAGCAATTTACTCTGACCCATTTAACATGACCAGCAATTGGGTCGGAGCCGATGTTTGTTCCTACAACGGCGTGTTTTGTACCCCGGCTTTGGATGACCCTACAGCTACCGTTGTTGCTGGGGTCGATCTTAACCACGGTGACATAGCTGGCAGCCTACCGTCTGAACTCGGCCTTTTGACAGATGTTGCTTTGTTCCACATTAACTCGAATAGGTTTTGTGGCGTCATTCCTGATACCATCAGCAATCTTACGCTTATCAGCGAATTTGATGTCAGCAACAATCGATTCGTCGGTCCATTCCCAAAGGTTGTTTTAGGGCTACCGAATTTAAGGTACCTTGATCTAAGGTACAACGAGTTCGACGGTCCATTGCCTCCGCAACTCTTTGAGAAACCCATAGATGCCTTGTTTGTGAACAACAACCGTTTCACTTCCACAATCCCCGATACCATAGGAAAGTCTTCAGCATCCGTGGTGGTGTTCGCTAACAACGGTTTTAGCGGTTGCATCCCTAAGAGCATTGGGAACATGTCAAACTTAGACGAGATCATTTTCATGAACAATGACATGGGCGGTTGCATACCCGAGGAACTCGGGTCCCTTCGACAGGTGACCCTCATTAATCTGGCTTACAACGACTTCGTCGGGGTCTTACCGAAAGGCTTAGGAAGGCTAGAGAGCATTCAAGTATTGGATTTCGCAGGAAATGAGCTGACAGGAGCGATTCCCGACACCGTTTGCTCCttgccaagcttgaaaaatttTACGTTTGCCGACAATTATTTCAAGAGAGTAGGACAGACATGCTATTCGCATTCGAAGGACGTTGTGGTGGATGATAAAATGAATTGTTTGGATGataagtcaaaacaaaaatctaAGGATGCTTGTTCAGCTGTGGCGAATAAGCCTGTTGATTGCAGCAAAAAGTGTAGGGGGGATGGTGATGAGCCCAGCCCAACTATGCCAAATCATAggccaaaaccaccaccaaaccaccaccaccaccacacaccgTCCACCCCAAAACCTCATCATCCTCCAAAACCCACCCCATCGTCGCCAATTAACACCCCAAAACCACAACCTCCGCCGACAACAACTCCTCCTAAACCACAGCCTCCGCCGACAACTACAACTCCAAAACCCACGCCATCGCCACCAATTACTACCCCATCAACACCGAAACCTAACCCACCACCATCCCCGAAGCCAACCCTACCACCTACATCTAGGCCTACCAGTCCCACACCAACTTCCGAACCGCCTAAGGCTTCCATTCCACCTCCTACAGTCAAACCACCGACCATAACCCCATCTAGCCCTCCACTCAAAACCACCACACCTCCACAACCACCTAAGACTAATTTCCCACCTCCTTCCATTCCCAAGCCACCGCCTCCCTCACCTAACCCATCTTTGGTTCCGACTCCAACACCGATTTTGACCCCTCCAAGGCCAAGTCCGGTGCCAAATCCAACTCCTAATAATCCATCCAAACCAACTCCTCCATCACAAACGCTTCCACCAACACCAGTTAAGtcctcaccaccaccatcaccggtTAAGTCCTCACCACCTCCAGCTTTTTCACCTCAACCATCTCCTGAACCGGTCAAACTAACTCCACCACCCAACGTATTCCAATCACCCCCACCACATGTGCACTCTCCTCCACCCCCAGTTCAATCCCCACCCCCAATCGTTCACTCTCCTCCACCCCCGGTTCAATCCCCACCCTCAATCGTTCACTCTCCCCCACCCCTGGTTCAATCCCCACCACCACCCGTCCACTCTC CTCCAGCACCAGTTCAATCGCCGCCACCACCCGTCCACTCTCCTCCACCACCGGTTCAATCCCCACCACCACCCGTTCACTCTCCTCCACCCCCAGTTCAATATTCACCACCTCCAGCACCAGTTCAATCGCCACCACCACCCGTCCACTCTCCTCCACCACCGGTTCAATCCCCACCACCACCCATCCACTCTCCTCCACCACCGATTCAATCCCCACCCCCACCGGTTcactctccaccaccaccagttcACTCCCCACCACCTCCAGTCCACTCACCCCCACCACCGACACCATCCCCACCACCTCCAGCACCTGTTCactccccaccaccaccacctgtCTTCTCTCCTCCACCACCCGCTTTCTCACCCCCACCCCCTGTTCAATCACACCCACCCCCAACACCATCCCCATCTCCCCCTCCCCCTGTccttcctccaccaccacctcactTCCAGGATGTGGCTCTCCCACCAAACATCGGTGCTGAGTACTCATCACCTCCTCCGCCTATGTTCCCAGGCTACTAA
- the LOC131325658 gene encoding nuclear cap-binding protein subunit 2 isoform X1 → MASLFKDPSKLSPYRDRRFPGTQEEFEHALQTATTVYVGNMSFYTTEEQVYELFSRAGEIKKIIMGLDKNTKTPCGFCFVLYYSREDAEDAVKYISGTILDDRPIRVDFDWGFQEGRQWGRGRSGGQVRDEYRTDYDPGRGGYGKLVQKELEAQRQLVDYGTGSLGDYGTGSLGSFQPVMPSHYGRHGGNHGQGGFNRHGREHNRDYHRKRHREDDHRGPPISKRSSDHESRRNPDPDSRPEKNPRFRESGDSDDDDEDVRKRRS, encoded by the exons ATGGCTTCTTTGTTCAAG GATCCGAGCAAGCTTTCACCATATCGGGACAGAAGGTTTCCCGGAACACAAGAAGAATTTGAACATGCACTCCAGACAGCAACTACTGTTTATGTTGGAAATATGTCCTTTTATACTACAGAAGAGCAAGTTTATGAGCTGTTCTCTCGAGCTGGAGAAATTAAAAAGATAATCATGGGTTTAGACAAGAACACGAAAACTCCTTGTGGCTTCTGTTTTGTCTT GTACTACTCAAGAGAGGACGCTGAAGATGCTGTGAAATATATAAGTGGGACAATTCTAGATGATCGTCCTATTAGAGTTGATTTTGATTGGGGATTTCAAGAGGGAAGGCAGTGGGGCCGTGGTCGAAGTGGTGGACAG GTCCGAGATGAATATCGCACCGATTATGATCCTG GTAGAGGTGGTTATGGAAAATTGGTTCAGAAAGAGTTGGAAGCACAAAGGCAGCTGGTAGATTATGGTACTGGCTCATTGGGCGATTATGGTACTGGCTCATTGGGCTCTTTCCAGCCTGTTATGCCATCCCACT ATGGTAGACATGGTGGAAACCATGGTCAAGGGGGCTTTAATCGGCATGGTCGAGAGCATAATCGAG ATTACCATCGGAAGCGCCATAGGGAAGATGATCACCGGGGGCCGCCTATATCAAAGAGAAGTTCTGATCATGAATCCAGGAGAAACCCTGATCCTGACTCGAGACCG GAGAAGAATCCTCGTTTCCGTGAGAGTGGAGActctgatgatgatgatgaagacgTTCGTAAGAGACGGTCTTAG
- the LOC131325955 gene encoding protein DMR6-LIKE OXYGENASE 2-like translates to MVDVANSAYFHATEHRPKHAITEAENIPLIDLSAKSNLLADIRDASKEWGFFQVVNHGVSQKLRRNIESAAREFFAQSKEEKGKVKRDEANPLGYYDSEHTKNVRDWKEVFDLAVDSPMVMPVSHDPDDKELVELHNRWPGYPPNFREACQEYALEVKNLAFKLLQLISLSLGLPENHLDGFFKDHASFIRINHYPPCPTPDGALGVGPHKDSGGLTILAQDDVGGLEVKRKADGAWIRVEPIPDAYIVNLGAIMQVLSNDIYQSVEHRAAVNSERERFSIGFFFNPAHHVNVEPLRELIHHQNNPAKYRPYNWGKFVATRRRSNFKKLDVQNIQISDFKINAAE, encoded by the exons ATGGTGGATGTAGCGAATTCAGCTTATTTTCATGCCACTGAACACAGGCCCAAGCACGCCATCACCGAGGCCGAAAACATACCACTAATTGATCTCTCGGCCAAGTCCAACCTTTTAGCTGATATAAGGGACGCAAGCAAGGAATGGGGATTCTTCCAAGTTGTCAACCATGGAGTCTCCCAAAAATTGCGCCGGAATATTGAGTCGGCGGCGAGAGAGTTCTTTGCGCAATCCAAAGAGGAAAAAGGGAAG GTGAAGAGGGATGAAGCAAACCCATTGGGTTACTACGACTCTGAACATACAAAGAACGTTAGGGACTGGAAAGAGGTGTTTGATCTCGCCGTTGACAGTCCAATGGTGATGCCGGTTTCCCATGATCCCGACGACAAGGAGCTCGTGGAGTTGCATAATCGGTGGCCGGGATACCCTCCTAATTTCCG GGAGGCCTGCCAAGAATACGCTCTTGAAGTGAAAAACCTAGCTTTCAAGCTATTGCAACTCATTTCCTTGAGCTTAGGATTGCCAGAAAACCATTTGGATGGCTTCTTCAAAGATCATGCAAGCTTTATCAGGATCAATCACTATCCGCCCTGCCCAACCCCTGACGGCGCTCTTGGCGTCGGTCCGCACAAGGATTCCGGTGGCTTAACCATTTTGGCTCAAGACGACGTGGGAGGATTGGAAGTGAAGCGGAAAGCAGATGGGGCGTGGATTCGAGTTGAACCCATCCCGGATGCATATATTGTTAATCTTGGTGCCATTATGCAG GTTTTGAGCAATGACATATACCAGAGTGTGGAGCACAGGGCCGCGGTGAACTCCGAGAGGGAGAGGTTTTCAATTGGATTCTTCTTCAACCCAGCACACCATGTCAATGTGGAGCCCCTGAGAGAGCTGATACATCACCAGAATAACCCAGCAAAGTACAGGCCTTACAACTGGGGAAAGTTCGTTGCCACTAGAAGGCGCAGTAATTTCAAGAAGTTGGATGTCCAAAACATCCAAATTTCTGATTTCAAGATTAATGCAGCAGAGTAA
- the LOC131326322 gene encoding uncharacterized protein LOC131326322, translating to MEEDKSSESIKEEKEKPEEEQPTAAAAAPPSGGGGGWGGWGFTPLSVFSDLQKAAAVAAEEISRNAAEVAKTAAKSIADLQNVAEESESSKEGDGEEFAVEEEDEDEHDKQRKAALDKLEKASGDTILGQGLKVLDTSVENFASGAWQALGSAWRGGSNLVNKLEDSAVNLAESIQHGGLPAPGSLAPSIIESGKAFTAKGMQVLELVGKETMDLLITETGIQVEGNLKEGQPRDHDDQMFEEVTFDRCFYIYGGPEQLEELEALSNHYTLLFNRRKTKLSSEQKSVYEGNLKQVQEIFRFSSEIDGSAVESEKGKKIETGAEDGADEMKILHDSSVSKAAEMAAGFANALAGIAATDILQKTAGRLDSLHSEGVHRLSEICCSAVSQLLMLAKSITSNANKAQDEDVDENIVHMDWPEDSIEKAKIIRTRAQSMTGNVEAVCNSFITGIVDVAEAYAAAIKGASAESQELLPQKSIQEKADSFSENLRSDRTTAVGKIQDGLQYLTYLVISTSMPVA from the exons ATGGAGGAGGATAAATCGTCCGAGTCGATAaaggaagagaaggaaaagcCCGAAGAAGAGCAACcaacggcggcggcggcagcacCGCCTTCGGGCGGAGGCGGCGGATGGGGCGGTTGGGGTTTCACTCCGCTGTCCGTTTTCTCAGATCTCCAGAAGGCCGCCGCTGTCGCCGCCGAAGAGATCTCTCGCAAT GCTGCTGAGGTTGCTAAGACTGCAGCAAAGAGCATTGCAGATTTGCAGAATGTGGCTGAAGAGTCAGAATCTTCTAAGGAGGGTGATGGGGAAGAGTTTGcagttgaagaagaagatgaagatgagcATGACAAGCAGCGTAAGGCTGCTTTGGATAAATTAGAGAAGGCTAGTGGGGATACAATCCTTGGGCAG GGTTTGAAGGTTCTTGATACTTCTGTGGAGAATTTTGCTTCAGGAGCATGGCAGGCGTTAGGAAGTGCTTGGAGAGGGGGTTCCAATTTGGTTAACAA GCTTGAGGATTCTGCTGTAAACCTTGCTGAATCTATTCAGCATGGGGGTTTACCTGCACCTGGTTCTCTTGCACCATCCATAATTGAG AGTGGAAAAGCTTTTACTGCCAAGGGAATGCAAGTTCTTGAGCTTGTAGGTAAGGAGACGATGGATCTTCTGATTACAGAAACTGGCATTCAAGTTGAGGGTAATCTGAAGGAAGGTCAACCGCGAGATCATGATGATCAAATGTTTGAAGAAGTGACGTTCGACAGGTGCTTCTACATTTACGGAGGTCCAGAACAGTTGGAG gaatTGGAGGCGTTGTCCAACCACTATACTCTGCTATTTAACCGGAGAAAAACAAAGCTATCCTCTGAACAGAAGTCCGTTTATGAGGGCAACCTAAAACAGGTGCAAGAAATCTTCAGGTTTAGTTCTGAAATTGACGGAAGTGCTGTAGAGtcagaaaagggaaagaaaattgaaactgGTGCCGAGGACGGTGCTGATGAGATGAAGATTTTACACGACTCAAGTGTCAGCAAGGCTGCTGAAATGGCTGCTGG CTTTGCAAATGCACTAGCAGGAATAGCTGCAACTGATATACTCCAGAAAACTGCTGGCAGATTGGATTCTCTCCATTCAGAGGGGGTTCAT AGGCTCTCAGAGATATGCTGTTCTGCTGTGTCTCAGCTTCTGATGCTTGCAAAATCCATCACTTCTAATGCAAACAAAGCCCAGGATGAAGATGTTGATGAGAATATCGTGCATATGGATTGGCCTGAGGATTCTATTGAGAAAGCAAAGATAATCAGAACAAGGGCACAATCAATGACTGGTAATGTGGAAGCAGTATGCAACAGTTTCATCACTG GCATAGTGGATGTAGCTGAAGCTTACGCAGCAGCCATAAAAGGTGCTAGTGCTGAGTCGCAGGAACTTCTTCCACAGAAATCTATTCAGGAAAAAGCCGATTCATTCTCCGAGAATCTTCGTTCTGATCGAACCACAGCTGTGGGCAAAATTCAGGACGGGCTCCAATACCTGACATACTTAGTTATTTCTACCTCCATGCCTGTTGCTTGA